From the genome of Aquiluna borgnonia:
CTGCTGCAAAGGCCGCTCCGAAGGCTGCTGCAAAGCCAGCTGCAAAGGCCGCTCCGAAGAGTGCAGCAAAGCCTGCTGCGAAGAAGCCTGCTAAGTAATTAGCTGATTACGTATCCCACCGATTGAACCAGGGTCGGGTGTTTGAATTCAAACCCCGATTCCTGCAATCGGTGGGATGTCATTTTCTGCGAGCAGAGTAGAAGTTCATCTGCTGCGATTCCAATTAGAAGTCGCATGGCGAAGGCGGGCACTTTCAAAAACGTCGGCCTGTGAAGTTGGCGACCAAGCTCGCGAATTATCTGCTCGCATGTGGCAGGCTCAGGTGCGGTCAGGTTGTAGGGACCAGAGGCAGATTCAGTTTCGATCAGGTGCTTGATCGCTCGTACCTCATCTTCCAGCGAGATCCAAGCCCACCACTGCTTGCCTGAACCTAAGGCCCCACCAATTCCCAGCTTGATAAGCGGAAGCAGCTTGCCCAGCGCTCCGAGCTTTTTGCTCATAACCATCGTGGTTCGGACCAAGACCACTCGGCAGCTGGCCTTCTCGGCTTCCTGCTCCCAACGATGAGCCAGGTCGGCAAGAAAACCATCGCCCTTGGGAGATGTTTCGTCCAGCCACTTGTCGCCCTGATCGCCATAGACGCCTGAGGCCGACCCTGAAATGAGGACTTTTGGAGGGTTCTTTGCTCCATTGATTGCATCAACCAAAAGCTTGGTTGAGTTGATTCTGGAGTCGATTAGCTCCGTCATGTAGCGCCGAGTCCAGGGGATTTTTCCGGTTGTTGCTCCGGCTAGGTTCACAACCGCGTCAATCCCCTCAATCGCAGCGGGATCAAACTTTGAGGCCATCGGGTCCCAAAAGATCTGATCCGGACCGTTCACGGGGTGTCGAACCAGGTGAATTGCGGTGTGGCCTTCGCTTCTGAGCTGCCTTGAGAGTTCAGAACCGATAAGTCCGTTCGCTCCAGAAATAAGAACCTTCATGACCAACCTTTGAACTTGTAATCATTACCTACAATTGTCTGAACATGATTATTCCGCTGGGTCGGATAGCGAACGGGAAAAATGCAAGTAGAGCTCTGGGTCTGGATCACAACAATCGCAGTTTTGGTCGCAATCCTGCTGGCTGATTTTATTGTTCAGCTGAAGAGGCCACACGAGCCCAGTTTCAAAGAGTCCGGCATCCAGGTGAGCATTTACATCACGCTGGCCCTGCTCTTCACGTTCTTGGTCGGTGGTGTCTGGGGTCCGCAGTATGCGGCTGAGTACATCGCCGGCTGGGTTACCGAATACAGCCTCTCGGTGGACAACATCTTTGTATTCCTAATCATCTTCACTCAGTTCGCGGTGCCAAAGCAGCTTCGCTCTCAGGTGCTGCTGATCGGAATCGCAATTGCACTTGCCCTGAGATTCGTCTTCATTGTCCTCGGTGCCGCATTTATTGAGCGCTTCAGCTGGGCCTTCTATGTCTTCGGTGCTTTCTTGATCTTCACTGCCGTGAAGCTTGTGATTGAAACCTTCCATGAGGGTGAGGAGGATCGCAACGAGTCTGGCGGAATCACTAAGCTCATCTCCAAGCTAATCCCAACCACACCCGATTACCACGACAATCGCTACCGAGTGAAGCTCGATGGCAAGTGGGTTTACACGCCGCTGCTACTGGTGATGATTTCGATTGGCTTCACCGACCTGCTGTTTGCGCTGGACTCAATCCCGGCGGTCTATGGACTAACCAATGAGCCCTACATCGTTTTCGTAGCCAACGCCTTCGCGCTGCTGGGACTTCGCCAGCTCTACTTCCTGCTCGGCGGTTTGATGGAGCGACTGAAGTACCTGTCGGTGGGCTTGAGCATCATTTTGGCCTGGATTGGTCTGAAGCTGGTTATCCATGCCCTGCACAAAAACGAGCTGCCATTTATCAATGGCGGGCAGCACGTTGAGATCATCCCTGAGATCTCAACTGAGCTTTCGCTGGCAGTCATTTTGATCACCCTTGCCATCACGACCATCTGGTCGCTGGCAGTGACAAGAGACGATGGCAAGAAAACTAAGAAGGCTGCTCACTAGTTCTGATCACCAGAACGGCTGCCACAATGGTGAAAAAGCCAAACACCACAGAAACCAGCAGAGCGGCGAATGGTCCAACCGAGTCGATAGCAACCCCTGCTAAAGCACTGCCGGCTGAGAATCCAACCAACTGACCGGTTGTGGTCCACCCGTAGGCTTCAACAGTTTCGCTACCCGAGGTTCCCGTTGCGATCATCAGGGAGAGTAGTCCAAGGGTTGGTGCAACTCCCAGACCGGCAAAGAACAAGCTGAAGCCGACCCAAATGGGGTCGGCGGGTGCGAACAGAATCGCGCTGTAGCCGACCAGACTGATAATCAAAAACACGACCAGGGCCCACTTGCCCTTGACTCTCGGGGCGATGAATAGGCCGCCAAAAATAGAACCCAGCGAGAACAGCGCGAACATAACACCGGCTAACGCCTTATCGAAAAGCGCGACTGCTCCAACCTCGACTCCAGCGAAGGAACCCACAAAGAGCAGCCCCAGCACCGTGACGGCCAGTACCTTGCCGTTGCGCAGGGCCTTGCCAAGCTTTGAATTAGTTCTTGGAATCTTCGCTCT
Proteins encoded in this window:
- a CDS encoding TIGR01777 family oxidoreductase — translated: MKVLISGANGLIGSELSRQLRSEGHTAIHLVRHPVNGPDQIFWDPMASKFDPAAIEGIDAVVNLAGATTGKIPWTRRYMTELIDSRINSTKLLVDAINGAKNPPKVLISGSASGVYGDQGDKWLDETSPKGDGFLADLAHRWEQEAEKASCRVVLVRTTMVMSKKLGALGKLLPLIKLGIGGALGSGKQWWAWISLEDEVRAIKHLIETESASGPYNLTAPEPATCEQIIRELGRQLHRPTFLKVPAFAMRLLIGIAADELLLCSQKMTSHRLQESGFEFKHPTLVQSVGYVIS
- a CDS encoding TerC family protein; amino-acid sequence: MQVELWVWITTIAVLVAILLADFIVQLKRPHEPSFKESGIQVSIYITLALLFTFLVGGVWGPQYAAEYIAGWVTEYSLSVDNIFVFLIIFTQFAVPKQLRSQVLLIGIAIALALRFVFIVLGAAFIERFSWAFYVFGAFLIFTAVKLVIETFHEGEEDRNESGGITKLISKLIPTTPDYHDNRYRVKLDGKWVYTPLLLVMISIGFTDLLFALDSIPAVYGLTNEPYIVFVANAFALLGLRQLYFLLGGLMERLKYLSVGLSIILAWIGLKLVIHALHKNELPFINGGQHVEIIPEISTELSLAVILITLAITTIWSLAVTRDDGKKTKKAAH
- a CDS encoding MFS transporter gives rise to the protein MAVGIRSLRAAPEAIGVLISQLFARFPFGMLSLAFVIHIQAVTGSYAIAGIALGAETIGASISGPLLARYMAVFGIRRVIGLSTLVTVSSLIALALVPPVPVLLVFIAFLVGLFSPPIQPAARSIYPQVTPKQLMPALYSLDATAQEIIWVLGPLVATLVAASFGNVAMLITVGVIQLAGTAWFLANGAVGRAKIPRTNSKLGKALRNGKVLAVTVLGLLFVGSFAGVEVGAVALFDKALAGVMFALFSLGSIFGGLFIAPRVKGKWALVVFLIISLVGYSAILFAPADPIWVGFSLFFAGLGVAPTLGLLSLMIATGTSGSETVEAYGWTTTGQLVGFSAGSALAGVAIDSVGPFAALLVSVVFGFFTIVAAVLVIRTSEQPS